The window GGCGACGAACTGCTCGTCCTCGATGCCAAGGTCGCGTTCGACGGCAATGCGATGTTCCGCCACAAGGACCTCGCCGAGCTGCGCGACCTGACCGAGGAAGACCCGGCCGAGGTCGAGGCGTCGGAATATGACCTCGCCTACATCAAGCTCGACGGCAACATCGGCTGCATGGTCAATGGCGCCGGCCTCGCGATGTCGACGATGGACATCATCAAGCTCAACGGCGAATTCCCCGCCAACTTCCTCGACGTCGGCGGCGGCGCGAGCAAGGAAAAGGTCACCGCGGCGTTCAAGATCATCCTCAAGGACCCCGCCGTGAAGGGCATCCTCGTCAACATCTTCGGCGGCATCATGAAGTGCGACATCATCGCCGACGGCATCGTCGCGGCGGCGAAGGAAGTGAATCTGTCGGTGCCGCTGGTCGTCCGCCTCGAAGGCACGAACGTCCAGGAAGGCAAGGACATCCTGGCCAACTCGGGGCTGCCGATCGTCGCGGCCAACGATCTGGGCGATGCGGCACAGAAGATCGTCGCCGAGGTTCGGCGGGTCGCGTGAGAACCCGCACCCCCTCCACGAAGAGGGGGTGCGGGACTGCCGGTTGACGTTTACGTAAACGCCAATTATGGCGCAGTGCACAATTTTTGAGAGGAGCTTTAAAAGCCATGAAAATCCTCGTCCCCGTGAAGCGGGTGCTCGATTATAACGTCAAGCCGCGGGTCAAGTCCGACGGCACCGGCGTTGACCTGGCGAATGTCAAAATGTCGATGAACCCGTTCGACGAGATCGGGGTCGAAGAAGCGATCCGCCTGAAGGAAAAGGGCGTCGCGACCGAGATCGTCGCGGTTTCCGTCGGCCCGCAGAAGGCGCAGGAAACGCTGCGCACCGCGCTGGCGATGGGCGCCGATCGCGCGATCCTGGTGCAGACCGACGATGCGGTCGAGCCGCTCGCGATCGCCAAGATCCTGAAGGGCATCGCCGACGCGGAGCAGCCCGGCCTTGTCATCCTTGGCAAGCAGGCAATCGACGACGACAACAACCAGACCGGCCAGATGCTCGCAGCGCTCACCGGCTGGGCGCAGGGCACGTTCGCCAGCGCGGTCAATGTCGACGGCGACAGCGTCAACGTGACCCGCGAAGTCGACGGCGGCCTCGAGACGGTGAAGCTCAAGCTTCCCGCCATCGTCACCACCGATCTTCGCCTCAACGAGCCGCGTTATGCCTCGCTGCCGAACATCATGAAGGCGAAGTCGAAGCCGCTCGATACCAAGACCCCGGCCGATTACGGCGTCGACACGACGCCGCGCGTCAAGGTCGTCAAGGTTTCGGAGCCGCCGGTTCGCTCGGCCGGCGTCAAGGTCGCCGATGTCGATGAACTGGTTGCCAAGTTGAAAGCCATGGGAGTGCACTCATGAAAACGCTCGTTTGGGTCGAACATGACGGTTCGTCGGTAAAGGACGCCACGCTCGCGGTGATCACTGCCGCATCGAAGCTTGGCGAAGTCCATCTGCTGGTCGCCGGTAGCGGCGTCGATGGCGTCGCCAAGGAAGCCGCGCAGATCGCCGGCGTTGGCAAGGTGCATGTCGCCGACAACGCCGCCTTCGGACACAATCTGCCCGAAAATATCGCACCGCTGGTTGCCGAACTGATGGCAAGCCATGACGCGTTCCTCGCGCCCGCAACGACGACCGGCAAGAATGTCGCACCGCGCGTCGCTGCGCTGCTCGACGTGATGCAGATCAGCGAAATCCTGTCGGTCGAGGGCGAGAACACCTTCACCCGCCCGATCTACGCCGGCAACGCGATCGCGACCGTCGAAAGCTCGGACGCCAAGCTGGTCCTCACCGTTCGCGGCACCGCGTTCGAAAAGGCCGCGACCTCGGGCGGCTCGGGCACCATCGAAGCCGTGGGTAGCGGCGGCGACGCCGGCCTCTCGAGCTTCGTGGGCGCCGAGATTGCCAAGCAGGATCGTCCCGAACTGACCTCGGCGAAGATCATCGTGTCGGGCGGCCGCGCGCTCGGTTCGAGCGAGAAATATCAGGAAGTCATCGTGCCGCTCGCCGACAAGCTCGGCGCCGCGCTCGGCGCCAGCCGCGCCGCGGTCGATGCGGGCTATGTCCCCAACGACTATCAGGTCGGCCAGACCGGCAAGATCGTCGCGCCGCAGGTCTATTTCGCGATCGGCATCTCGGGCGCGATCCAGCATCTCGCCGGCATGAAGGATTCGAAGACGATCGTCGCGATCAACAAGGACGAAGACGCCCCGATCTTCCAGGTCGCCGACTTCGGCCTCGTCGCCGACCTGTTCAGCGCCGTTCCGGAGCTGACCGGCAAGATCTGACGATGACCGGCGATCATCCCGGCGTGCCCGGTCTCGGCGATGCCCCCTTCAACGCGGGCGGCCGACGGGCAACGCGGAATGACGCGAATGACGAAGCGGTCGGGGGCGACGACGCCCTCGACCGCTCGTTGATTCTGGCGAGCGTCGCGCGCGACGCACGGCTCGACAAGAAATTCCTGCTCCTGATCATCCTCGCTGCCGCGATCGCGACGCTTGGCCTGCTGCAAAGTTCGACCGCCGTGGTCATCGGCGCGATGCTCGTGTCGCCGCTGATGGGGCCGATCATGGGCCTCGGCTTTGGCCTGGCGACGATCGAAAGCCATTTGATCAAACGCTCGCTGGTCACGCTCGCGGCGGGCATGGCGGTGGCGATCCTTGTCGCGGCGCTGATCATCTGGGTCTCGCCGATCGCCGACGTTACGCCCGAACTGCGGGCGCGGACCCAGCCGACGCTGCTCGACCTCGGCGTCGCGGTCGTTGGCGGTATCGCCGGCGTCTATGCGATCATGCGCAAGCTGTCGGGGGTGATGGTGGGCGTCGCGATCGCGACTGCGCTGGTGCCGCCGCTGTCGACGGTCGCGTTCGGACTGGTCACCGGACGAATGGATTTCGCGCTCGGCGCGTCGCTGCTTTTCCTGACCAACACGCTGGCCATCGCCTTCGCCGCGACGATCGTCGCCCGCCTCAACCATTTCGGTCCGTCGCTGACGCGGCAGCATACGGCGATGCAGGTCGTCGGTATCGTCGGGGCGCTCGGGGTTTTGTCGATCCCGCTGGCGCTGTCGCTCAACTCGATCGTCCGCGAGATCGGCGCGCGCAATGCCGTGCAGAGCGAGCTTGGCGGCCTGCTGGCAAAGGACGACCGGGTCGACAGCCTGAACGTGCGGATCGAGGATGACGCGGTCGCCGTCGACGGTGTGGTCCTTGTCGACCGCTATGCGTCGCAGCTCGACAGCGACCTCGCACGGAAGGTGCGCGCCAAGCTGAAACGTGACGTGCGCGTCAGCATCGTCCAGATCCGGCAGCAGAGCAATGCCGCGGCGCAGGTCGAGGAACAGCTCAACCGCCGCCTTTCGGCACTCGAGCAGCGCGAGGATGACAGCCGCAACATTCTGGCCGGGCTGACCGTCGGCGAGCTGGTGCCGCGCGACCGGGTGCTGATCGACGCACAGGCGCGCCGCGTCGTCGTCGCGCGCGACCGCGAGGCCGAAGGCGAACAGGTCGCCGCCGCGATCGACCGCATCATGGCGTCGGTGCAGGCGGGACACCCGCAATGGCTGATCCAGAATGGTGCGCTGACCGAGGCCGAAACGCCCGAAGAGCCGGCGGCGGCGCCCTGATCGGCTTGCAGACCTATTCAACCGCGGCGCGTGCTGACGAACGCGGTTCAATCCGATAGACGGAGCCTAAGGCCCGCCAGGAAGGGCCGTGGGAGATGGCTTCATGCGGACCGCGCGAATAGCACTGGCTCTGGCTGCGGCAGCGGTCGCGCTGCCGCCCGCCATATTGCCCGCACAGGCGCGGACCGCGACCCCATCGCTAAGCATCGACAAGGCGCGGATCGACGCGGCGCTCCAGCGGATGATCGCCAGCGACCGTGCGGGCGGCGTCTCGGCGCTGATCTGGCAGGACGGGCGCGAGGTCTATTTCGGCACCGCCGGCATGGCCGACCGCGCCGCGAACCGCCCGATGCGTCGCGACACGATCGCGCAAATCTATTCGATGACCAAGCCGGTGACGGGCGTCGCGTTGATGCAGCTATGGGAGGCGGGCAAGGTCCGCCTCGATGACCCGCTGTCCAAATATCTGCCCGAATATGCGAGCATGCGCGTCTATGCGGGCAAGGACGATGCGGGGCAGCCGCGCTATGTTGCCACCGAACGGCCGATCACGGTGCGCGACGTCCTCCGCCACACTGCGGGCTTCGCCTATGGCGCGGGACCGACTCCTGCGCACGACGCCTATGTCGCCGCCGCGCCGCTCGCGCTCGACATCGACCTCTCCGAGGCGAACCGCCGCCTTGCGACCGTGCCTTTGCTGTACCAGCCGGGCAGCCAGTGGGAGTATAGTATCGCGGTCGATGTGCAGGCGGCGCTGGTCGAGAAGCTCTCGGGCCAGCGTTTCGCCGACTATGTCCGCACCCATATCTTCGAACCGCTGAAGATGACCGAGACCGCCTGGCGCCAGCCCGACACGCGACTGCCGCGCTTTGCCGCCATGTACGAGAAGCGCGACGGCAAGATGGTGCAGCAAGATGCGGCGACCGCGCAGGTGCTGAACTTTCGCGATCACAAACTGACCCCCGGCGGCTTCGGCCTCGCCTCGACGCTCGACGATTACCAGCGTTTCGCGCGCATGCTGCTCAATGGCGGCGAACTGGATGGCGTGCGCATCCTCAAACCTTCGACCGTCAGGCTGATGGCGAGCGACCAACTCGACCCGGCGATCAAGGAGCGCTCGTGGTTGCCGAGCAAAGGCAATGTCGGGTTCGGCTTCGACTTTGCCGTCCGCAAGGGCCAGCCACTGACCGCCGAGGAAAGCCGCGGCGCGGCGGGAGAATTTTTCTGGGACGGCATGGCCTCGACCTTGTTCTGGGTCGATCCGGCGAACAAGCTGACCGCGGTCTTCTTCGTCCAGACTTTGCCCTATGACGGAACGCTGCATCGCGATTTCCGCGCGGCGGTCTATGGGCCGGCTTACAAGGGGCCCATGGGCGACTGAGAGCGATCCTCCCAGTCGCGTAGCGATGGGGAGGGGGACCGTTCGCGAAGCGAATGGTGGAGGGGCCAGCAACGTCGCGCCATAGCCCCTCCGTCAGCGCTTCGCGCTGCCACCTCCCCATGGCTGCGCCACAGGGAGGATCGGCGTTATCGTCATCCTTTTGTCATCGAGATGACGTTGAGCGGACCCAAGGAGATTCTGCCATGCCCCAATCCGACAAGCGCGCGTTGCTCGCCGAAGGTCTCGCCGCCGGCGACGATGATGCTGCGCTGCAGGCGCGGCTCGTCGGCGCAGGGGTGTCGGCGGCATCGGCGAAATATGAAATCGACCGGCTCGGCAAGGATCCGATGGCGGCGATGCTGCGGCGGCAAGCCGCGCGGATGGCGAAGCAGGGCTGGCTGTTCGCGAACCAGGAACGGCTGGCGCGCGAGGGGGAGGGCGGTTTCGTCCTCGATACGCTCGCCGCGCCCGACCCCGATTTCTTCTATCGCTACCATTATGAGGCAGGGCGTCCCGCGAAGCTGACCGGACTGATCAACCATTGGCCGGCGTTGACGCGCTGGTCGCTCGACCATTTTGCGGCGCTCGCGGGCGATGCGGTGGTCGAGGCGCAGGTCGAGCGCGAGCGTGACCCCGATTACGAACTCGCCAAGGACGACCATCGGCGCCTCCTACGCTTCGGCGAATTCGTCGACTGGCTGCGCAAGGACGAGGCGAGCAACGACATCTATCTGACCGCCTACAACAGCGGCACCAACGCCGCGGCGCTCGGGCCGTTGTGGGACGATTTGGCGCCGATCGAACTGCTCGATACCGGTCGGACCCGCGACGGGTTTTTCTGGCTCGGCCCCCGGGGCACGCTCACCCCCTGGCACCACGACCTCACCAACAATCTGCTGGTGCAGGTGCTGGGCCGCAAGCGCGTGCGGATGGCGCCGCCCTGGGCCTTTGCGCGGATGAAGAACAGCCGCCACTGCTTCTCCGACTGGGCCAACGAGCCGTTGCCCGCCGGGGCGGGCGATGCCGATACGCCGCCGGTGCTGGAAACGATCATCGGACCCGGCGAATCGATCTTCCTGCCCGTCGGCTGGTGGCATCAGGTCGAGGCGCTCGATTTGTCGGCGAGCATGAGTTTTACCAGCTTTCGTCGGCCGAATGTCCATGTAGAGGATTACGCATCCTATGGAGAAATAGCCTGATGTCCCTCGTCCTCATCACTCGCGACGACGGTGTCGCCACCGTCACCCTCAACCGCCCCGAAGCGATGAACGCGCTGTCGAAGGCGCTGCGCGCCGACCTCGCCGCCGCGATGCGCGAGGTTGCCGGCGACGACAGCATCCGCGCGATCGTGTTGACCGGGGCGGGGACACGCGCGTTCACTGCGGGGCTCGATCTCAAGGAATTGGGCGCCGACACGAGCAACCTCGGCGCCGCCAACGCGACGGGTGCCGACGAGAATCCGGTCAAGGCGATCGAGCTGTGCCCGCAGCCGGTGATCGGCGCGATCAACGGGGTCGCGATCACCGGCGGGTTCGAAGTCGCGCTGGCGTGCGACATCCGCATTGCATCGACCAACGCGCGCTTCGCGGACACCCATGCGCGGGTCGGGGTGATGCCCGGCTGGGGGCTGTCGCAGAAATTGTCGCGGCTGATCGGCATTGGCCGCGCGAAGGAATTGTCGCTGACCGGCAATTTCCTCGATGCCGAGACAGCCTGCGCTTGGGGCCTCGTCAATCGGGTGGTCGCGCCCGACGACCTGCTGCCCGCCGCGCAGGCATTGGCGCGCGATATCGCGAGCGCAGACCCGGCGATGGTGCGCGCCTATAAGGCGTTGATCGACGACGGCTATGCGCTGCCCTTCGGCGCGGCGATGGCGCTCGAGCAGGAGCGCTCGTCGGCGGCGAACCGCAGCGTCAGCGCCGACGAAGTCGAGGCGCGGCGGATCGCGGTGATGGAGCGCGGGCGCGAACGCGCGGGGTGACGCCCTCTACTGCGGAATTTTCCACATGATGCGGCCGAGGTAATAGCCGGTCACCGGCGCGCCCGCTGCGTCGCGCGCGGGCTCGAATTTGGCGCGTCGCCGGATGAGCGGGCAAGTGCCGTCGTCGAGATTGGCAAAACCGCTGCTGCTCGCCACGCGGCACTCGCTGACATTCCCGTCGGTTCCGATCGTGACGAGGAAGCCGACCTCGCCTTCCTCCCGCGCGCGCATGGCCGATGAAGGATAGTCTGCGTTTGTTGCCCAGTAGCCCGGTACGTTTGCGGGCTTTGCCGACACGGGCGCTGCGCGCACGGTCGACGTATCGACGCCCGCCTGCGCGAGGATTGCGTCATGGCAGCCGCCGAGTTGGCGAAAGGCCTCACCCGCCCCCGACCAACTCAGTTCGGCGTCGAACCTGCCGCTTGAAAACCGGAAATTCTGGTCATCCTTTACAAGCGGCGGCAGGTAAAAGTCATGCGCGTACCATTGTAGCAAGCGTTCTTTCCGGTTCGGTACGGTGCCGGTTTGCGCATCGAATTCGCGTGCGGCGTCCGATCCCGCCAGCGCCAGCTCGACCTTTCCGGGGCGGGTGTCGCGCAGCGCCGTCGCGCTGGCGAGCGTGACCCGATAGGTCGCGAGCGAGAAGGTCGTCTGGAACTGGACGAGCAACCGTTCCTCGCCGACCGTGAATTCGCGCGACAGCGTGCATTGCGTCGGCTGCTGGTCGAGCCGCGCCGGTCCGGCTGGCTGCCACATCGCTGGCGCCGCGGTGGCGGTGCCCGTGACGGTCAGAGCGGATGCGGCGAATATTGTGAGGAGCATAGATCGCATGGCCCGATGTTCGCCATCGCCGGGCAAAGGTCAAGCGCCTGTTATCGGGGTGGTAACCGCATTTGGCTAAGGCGGCATGCGGAGGGCGATGCATGGCATTCACGAGCGACTATCAGCAGCGGCAGATCCGCGACGGCGAACTGCGCCGCTTCGACCGCTGGTTCGTCGAGACCGCGATGGGTCCTGCCTATCGCGGGCGCGACGGGCGGGTGCGCGGGGTGAAGGCCGAAGAGGTCGCGCGCTGGCGCGCCGATCTCGAGACGCATATCGATGCGATGATCGCGGGGCTGCCGTTCCAGGCGCTATGGGCGGTCGGTGGGTTGCTGACGGTGGTCTTCCTTGGCGGCTGGCTGCTCGATCTGCTCGCGATCGAGCCGCGCTTTCATGGCCCCGCGATCGGCCTCGCGATCTTCATCGTCGAGGCCGGCACGATCGGGATCGAGGCGTGGGATTATATCGGCGGCTGGCGCGAGCGGCGCGACGCCATCGAGGCGGCGGTCGCGGCGCGGGCGCCGCTGCCGATCGATCCGCAGAATATCGCGAGCGGCCATAACTGGTATCAGATCGGGGTCTATGTCGTCATCGCGCCGGTGATCCTGCTCGCGATGTTCGGGCATCTAGGCGGCGACACGATGATCGAGAGCATCCAATGGGGCTGGTTCCTCGCCGCGGTGCCGCTGGCGTGGGGGCTGCACTTCGCGGCGAAATGGCACGACCGGCGGACGAAGGGCCGCTTGCGGCGTTAAGGTCCGCCGCCGGATTGCGCGCGCCAAAACAGCGGTGTAGCATCGCGCCATGGGAAGCAGGATGGGAATGGCGGGCCTTGCCTCGCTGATCGTGGCGGCGCCGTCGATGGCCGCCGAGAAGGCGCCGGTCGAACTCGCGCCGACGACCCCGTGGAATGTTCACTATGCCGATGACTATTGTCGGCTGGCGCGTTTTTTCGGCGAGGGCAAGCAGCGGGTCATCCTGTCGATGGAACAGGGCGAGCCGGGCGACGGCTTTCGGTTGACGCTGGCGGGGGCGATTCTCGACGGGCCAGGCGGCAAGGACGAAGCGTCGATCGCATTCGGCGAGCTGGGCGAGCAGAAGCTCCAGTTTTTCCCGGGGACGGTTGGCGACGATATGCCGGCCTGGATTTTCAGCGGCAACATCCGGATCCGCCCCTATTCGACCGACGACGGCCGTTTTGCCGCCAAGCATGGTTATTATCCCGATTCGGCGGGACCCATCAGCGAGGCCGACAAGGCCGCGGCGGCCAGCCTGCTGATCGGACGGCCGCTGCGCCAGCCGGTGCGGTTGAAGACGGGGCCGATGAAAGCCGCCTTTACCGCGATGAACAGCTGCACCGACGAGCTGCTCGAGCATTGGGGAATCGACGCGGCGCGGCACCGCGAACGGTCGCGGTCGGCGATGCCGGTCGGATCGCCGGGAAAATGGTTGAACAGCAACGACTATCCACCCGCCATGCTCGCGAAGGGCCAACCGGGTCTTGTGCGTTTCCGGCTGTCGGTCGGTGCCGATGGGGTTCCCACCGCTTGCCATATCCAGCGCTCGACCAACGGCAAGCCATTCGACGATGCGGTGTGCAAGGGCGTGATGCGCCGTGCGCGCTTTGAGCCAGCGCTCGACAAGGACGGGCAGCCGCTGGCGTCCTATTATGTCAACGCGGTCCAGTTCCAGTTCTGACCGCCCGTGTAGGCGCACTTCGTTCGTTGAAAGCCGAAAACGGCTTGCGATGATCCGAAAAGCTTAGCATCGGAAAGTAATGACCGATCTCGACACCCTGCTCGCCGCTTTCATGACCCGCGCCGTCGGCCCCGGAACGCTCTCGGGCCTCGGCCGCCTGTCGGGGGGCGCGAATATGGAAAGCTGGGCGTTCGATTTCGCGGGCGAACCCTATGTGCTGCGCCG is drawn from Sphingopyxis sp. OPL5 and contains these coding sequences:
- a CDS encoding electron transfer flavoprotein subunit beta/FixA family protein, with translation MKILVPVKRVLDYNVKPRVKSDGTGVDLANVKMSMNPFDEIGVEEAIRLKEKGVATEIVAVSVGPQKAQETLRTALAMGADRAILVQTDDAVEPLAIAKILKGIADAEQPGLVILGKQAIDDDNNQTGQMLAALTGWAQGTFASAVNVDGDSVNVTREVDGGLETVKLKLPAIVTTDLRLNEPRYASLPNIMKAKSKPLDTKTPADYGVDTTPRVKVVKVSEPPVRSAGVKVADVDELVAKLKAMGVHS
- a CDS encoding electron transfer flavoprotein subunit alpha/FixB family protein, whose protein sequence is MKTLVWVEHDGSSVKDATLAVITAASKLGEVHLLVAGSGVDGVAKEAAQIAGVGKVHVADNAAFGHNLPENIAPLVAELMASHDAFLAPATTTGKNVAPRVAALLDVMQISEILSVEGENTFTRPIYAGNAIATVESSDAKLVLTVRGTAFEKAATSGGSGTIEAVGSGGDAGLSSFVGAEIAKQDRPELTSAKIIVSGGRALGSSEKYQEVIVPLADKLGAALGASRAAVDAGYVPNDYQVGQTGKIVAPQVYFAIGISGAIQHLAGMKDSKTIVAINKDEDAPIFQVADFGLVADLFSAVPELTGKI
- a CDS encoding DUF389 domain-containing protein, which gives rise to MTGDHPGVPGLGDAPFNAGGRRATRNDANDEAVGGDDALDRSLILASVARDARLDKKFLLLIILAAAIATLGLLQSSTAVVIGAMLVSPLMGPIMGLGFGLATIESHLIKRSLVTLAAGMAVAILVAALIIWVSPIADVTPELRARTQPTLLDLGVAVVGGIAGVYAIMRKLSGVMVGVAIATALVPPLSTVAFGLVTGRMDFALGASLLFLTNTLAIAFAATIVARLNHFGPSLTRQHTAMQVVGIVGALGVLSIPLALSLNSIVREIGARNAVQSELGGLLAKDDRVDSLNVRIEDDAVAVDGVVLVDRYASQLDSDLARKVRAKLKRDVRVSIVQIRQQSNAAAQVEEQLNRRLSALEQREDDSRNILAGLTVGELVPRDRVLIDAQARRVVVARDREAEGEQVAAAIDRIMASVQAGHPQWLIQNGALTEAETPEEPAAAP
- a CDS encoding serine hydrolase domain-containing protein; the protein is MRTARIALALAAAAVALPPAILPAQARTATPSLSIDKARIDAALQRMIASDRAGGVSALIWQDGREVYFGTAGMADRAANRPMRRDTIAQIYSMTKPVTGVALMQLWEAGKVRLDDPLSKYLPEYASMRVYAGKDDAGQPRYVATERPITVRDVLRHTAGFAYGAGPTPAHDAYVAAAPLALDIDLSEANRRLATVPLLYQPGSQWEYSIAVDVQAALVEKLSGQRFADYVRTHIFEPLKMTETAWRQPDTRLPRFAAMYEKRDGKMVQQDAATAQVLNFRDHKLTPGGFGLASTLDDYQRFARMLLNGGELDGVRILKPSTVRLMASDQLDPAIKERSWLPSKGNVGFGFDFAVRKGQPLTAEESRGAAGEFFWDGMASTLFWVDPANKLTAVFFVQTLPYDGTLHRDFRAAVYGPAYKGPMGD
- a CDS encoding cupin-like domain-containing protein, translated to MPQSDKRALLAEGLAAGDDDAALQARLVGAGVSAASAKYEIDRLGKDPMAAMLRRQAARMAKQGWLFANQERLAREGEGGFVLDTLAAPDPDFFYRYHYEAGRPAKLTGLINHWPALTRWSLDHFAALAGDAVVEAQVERERDPDYELAKDDHRRLLRFGEFVDWLRKDEASNDIYLTAYNSGTNAAALGPLWDDLAPIELLDTGRTRDGFFWLGPRGTLTPWHHDLTNNLLVQVLGRKRVRMAPPWAFARMKNSRHCFSDWANEPLPAGAGDADTPPVLETIIGPGESIFLPVGWWHQVEALDLSASMSFTSFRRPNVHVEDYASYGEIA
- a CDS encoding enoyl-CoA hydratase, whose protein sequence is MSLVLITRDDGVATVTLNRPEAMNALSKALRADLAAAMREVAGDDSIRAIVLTGAGTRAFTAGLDLKELGADTSNLGAANATGADENPVKAIELCPQPVIGAINGVAITGGFEVALACDIRIASTNARFADTHARVGVMPGWGLSQKLSRLIGIGRAKELSLTGNFLDAETACAWGLVNRVVAPDDLLPAAQALARDIASADPAMVRAYKALIDDGYALPFGAAMALEQERSSAANRSVSADEVEARRIAVMERGRERAG
- a CDS encoding energy transducer TonB, giving the protein MLLTIFAASALTVTGTATAAPAMWQPAGPARLDQQPTQCTLSREFTVGEERLLVQFQTTFSLATYRVTLASATALRDTRPGKVELALAGSDAAREFDAQTGTVPNRKERLLQWYAHDFYLPPLVKDDQNFRFSSGRFDAELSWSGAGEAFRQLGGCHDAILAQAGVDTSTVRAAPVSAKPANVPGYWATNADYPSSAMRAREEGEVGFLVTIGTDGNVSECRVASSSGFANLDDGTCPLIRRRAKFEPARDAAGAPVTGYYLGRIMWKIPQ
- a CDS encoding energy transducer TonB is translated as MAGLASLIVAAPSMAAEKAPVELAPTTPWNVHYADDYCRLARFFGEGKQRVILSMEQGEPGDGFRLTLAGAILDGPGGKDEASIAFGELGEQKLQFFPGTVGDDMPAWIFSGNIRIRPYSTDDGRFAAKHGYYPDSAGPISEADKAAAASLLIGRPLRQPVRLKTGPMKAAFTAMNSCTDELLEHWGIDAARHRERSRSAMPVGSPGKWLNSNDYPPAMLAKGQPGLVRFRLSVGADGVPTACHIQRSTNGKPFDDAVCKGVMRRARFEPALDKDGQPLASYYVNAVQFQF